In Populus trichocarpa isolate Nisqually-1 chromosome 7, P.trichocarpa_v4.1, whole genome shotgun sequence, the following proteins share a genomic window:
- the LOC7490234 gene encoding MICOS complex subunit MIC60 isoform X2 yields MLRRSLLELSSRRQSLSRIPRQITSQRVSPFLSSRKEFSTTFQKNASPNGDQNDKSERTGSLLAKGLGAALVVGTCYYVGWLDPFIELIGKKKQGYVNSGGDGIDHEDVSAMSEEANKLSHFIEEAAQKVQSQTDLPNVETKKDKVETRIDVPHVETEQKVETPSDLPHVETEQKADTFSKTEPDHQYQVDHGTISVEERHEPKFSQCIGSEGSLGVESPELKTTEESNEGTQVTEVQPQDATVPVEREIKAVQTQNVTSEDRSEDAFGEGVGTSSLLDSYHLDDEAEKNTATEGLGEQAIVSAIEELNEGYLTKDGKLVIDFLEAIHAAEKRQADLDALAFAEEKRALKEKYEKELRDLRARELMHVEKAAILDKEIKRERAKAAAAIKTLQERMEEKLRVELEQKENEVEMKLQKLSEFAKAELLAASAREKAAQIEKMTEANLNINALCMAFYARSEEARQIHSVHKLALGALALEDALYRGLPIQQELDALNTYLEAIDKDSLLLLVLSNLPEETKHHGPDTLLELNQKFNVMKGNLRHYILIPPGGGGILAHALAHVASWLRFKEVEPSGDGIESIISRVEGFLAEGKLAEAADALQKGVQGSQAEEIAGDWVRRARNRAITEQALTVLQSYATCIGLTQ; encoded by the exons ATGCTTCGAAG GTCCCTTTTGGAGTTATCAAGTCGTCGTCAATCATTAAGCAGGATACCGAGGCAGATTACTTCTCAG CGTGTGTCCCCCTTCCTTTCTTCAAGGAAGGAATTCTCAACCACTTTCCAGAAGAATGCATCCCCAAACGGTGATCAGAATGATAAATCAGAGAGGACGGGTTCACTTTTAGCAAAAGGCTTAGGTGCAGCTCTTGTTGTTGGGACATGTTATTATGTAGGTTGGTTAGACccatttattgaattaattggtAAAAAGAAGCAAGGTTATGTTAACTCGGGCGGGGATGGCATTGATCATGAAGATGTGTCAGCCATGAGTGAAGAGGCTAATAAATTAAGCCATTTTATAGAGGAGGCTGCGCAAAAGGTTCAAAGTCAGACAGATCTTCCTAATGTTGAAACCAAGAAGGACAAGGTTGAAACTCGTATAGATGTTCCCCATGTTGAAACTGAGCAGAAGGTTGAAACTCCTTCGGATCTTCCTCATGTTGAAACCGAGCAGAAGGCTGACACTTTCAGTAAAACAGAACCTGATCATCAGTACCAGGTAGACCATGGGACAATCTCTGTTGAGGAGAGGCATGAACCAAAATTTTCTCAATGTATAGGTTCTGAAGGCAGTCTTGGCGTGGAAAGCCCGGAGTTGAAAACTACTGAAGAATCGAATGAGGGAACTCAAGTTACAGAAGTACAACCTCAGGATGCAACTGTTCCTGTAGAGAGGGAAATAAAAGCAGTACAAACTCAGAATGTTACTTCAGAAGACAGATCTGAG GATGCCTTTGGTGAAGGTGTAGGAACATCAAGTCTACTTGATTCATACCATCTCGATGACGAAGCTGAAAAGAACACTGCAACAGAGGGCCTTGGAGAACAG GCTATTGTTAGTGCCATAGAAGAACTGAATGAGGGTTACCTAACTAAAGATGGAAAGTTAGTTATTGATTTTCTCGAAGCAATTCATGCAGCTGAAAAGAGGCAAGCTGATTTGGATGCCCTTGCTTTTGCTGAAGAAAAAAGAGCACTGAAG GAGAAGTATGAAAAAGAACTGAGGGATTTAAGGGCTAGGGAACTTATGCATGTTGAAAAGGCAGCAATATTGGATAAG gaaataaaaagagagagagccaAAGCTGCAGCTGCAATCAAGACACTTCAAGAAAGGATGGAGGAAAAACTTAGGGTGGAGCTTGAACAGAAG gAAAATGAAGTGGAAATGAAGCTGCAAAAGTTGTCGGAGTTCGCAAAAGCAGAATTGTTGGCTGCAAGTGCACGGGAGAAGGCAGCACAGATTGAAAAGATGACTGAAGCAAATCTCAAT ATAAATGCCTTGTGCATGGCATTCTATGCACGATCTGAAGAGGCTCGTCAAATTCACTCTGTTCACAAGCTTGCTCTT GGAGCGCTTGCATTAGAAGATGCACTTTACAGAGGACTACCGATTCAGCAAGAGCTAGATGCTTTAAACACCTATCTTGAGGCCATTGATAAGGACTCACTTTTACTTCTGGTTCTATCAAACCTTCCTGAAGAAACAAAGCACCATGGTCCTGATACTCTATTGGAATTGAATCAGAAG TTCAATGTCATGAAAGGGAATCTAAGACATTATATTTTGATCCCACCTGGTGGTGGTGGCATCTTGGCTCACGCTTTGGCACATGTTGCATCCTGGTTGAGG TTCAAAGAAGTCGAACCCTCTGGCGACGGTATTGAATCTATTATTAGTAGAGTTGAGGGTTTCCTTGCTGAGGGAAAGCTTGCTGAAGCAGCAGATGCTCTCCAAAAAGGTGTCCAAGGCAGCCAGGCAGAAGAGATAGCTGGTGATTGGGTGAGGCGAGCAAGGAACAGAGCTATCACAGAGCAAGCTCTAACTGTACTCCAGTCATATGCTACATGCATCGGCCTTactcaatga
- the LOC7490234 gene encoding MICOS complex subunit MIC60 isoform X1, whose translation MLRRSLLELSSRRQSLSRIPRQITSQRVSPFLSSRKEFSTTFQKNASPNGDQNDKSERTGSLLAKGLGAALVVGTCYYVGWLDPFIELIGKKKQGYVNSGGDGIDHEDVSAMSEEANKLSHFIEEAAQKVQSQTDLPNVETKKDKVETRIDVPHVETEQKVETPSDLPHVETEQKADTFSKTEPDHQYQVDHGTISVEERHEPKFSQCIGSEGSLGVESPELKTTEESNEGTQVTEVQPQDATVPVEREIKAVQTQNVTSEDRSEQDAFGEGVGTSSLLDSYHLDDEAEKNTATEGLGEQAIVSAIEELNEGYLTKDGKLVIDFLEAIHAAEKRQADLDALAFAEEKRALKEKYEKELRDLRARELMHVEKAAILDKEIKRERAKAAAAIKTLQERMEEKLRVELEQKENEVEMKLQKLSEFAKAELLAASAREKAAQIEKMTEANLNINALCMAFYARSEEARQIHSVHKLALGALALEDALYRGLPIQQELDALNTYLEAIDKDSLLLLVLSNLPEETKHHGPDTLLELNQKFNVMKGNLRHYILIPPGGGGILAHALAHVASWLRFKEVEPSGDGIESIISRVEGFLAEGKLAEAADALQKGVQGSQAEEIAGDWVRRARNRAITEQALTVLQSYATCIGLTQ comes from the exons ATGCTTCGAAG GTCCCTTTTGGAGTTATCAAGTCGTCGTCAATCATTAAGCAGGATACCGAGGCAGATTACTTCTCAG CGTGTGTCCCCCTTCCTTTCTTCAAGGAAGGAATTCTCAACCACTTTCCAGAAGAATGCATCCCCAAACGGTGATCAGAATGATAAATCAGAGAGGACGGGTTCACTTTTAGCAAAAGGCTTAGGTGCAGCTCTTGTTGTTGGGACATGTTATTATGTAGGTTGGTTAGACccatttattgaattaattggtAAAAAGAAGCAAGGTTATGTTAACTCGGGCGGGGATGGCATTGATCATGAAGATGTGTCAGCCATGAGTGAAGAGGCTAATAAATTAAGCCATTTTATAGAGGAGGCTGCGCAAAAGGTTCAAAGTCAGACAGATCTTCCTAATGTTGAAACCAAGAAGGACAAGGTTGAAACTCGTATAGATGTTCCCCATGTTGAAACTGAGCAGAAGGTTGAAACTCCTTCGGATCTTCCTCATGTTGAAACCGAGCAGAAGGCTGACACTTTCAGTAAAACAGAACCTGATCATCAGTACCAGGTAGACCATGGGACAATCTCTGTTGAGGAGAGGCATGAACCAAAATTTTCTCAATGTATAGGTTCTGAAGGCAGTCTTGGCGTGGAAAGCCCGGAGTTGAAAACTACTGAAGAATCGAATGAGGGAACTCAAGTTACAGAAGTACAACCTCAGGATGCAACTGTTCCTGTAGAGAGGGAAATAAAAGCAGTACAAACTCAGAATGTTACTTCAGAAGACAGATCTGAG CAGGATGCCTTTGGTGAAGGTGTAGGAACATCAAGTCTACTTGATTCATACCATCTCGATGACGAAGCTGAAAAGAACACTGCAACAGAGGGCCTTGGAGAACAG GCTATTGTTAGTGCCATAGAAGAACTGAATGAGGGTTACCTAACTAAAGATGGAAAGTTAGTTATTGATTTTCTCGAAGCAATTCATGCAGCTGAAAAGAGGCAAGCTGATTTGGATGCCCTTGCTTTTGCTGAAGAAAAAAGAGCACTGAAG GAGAAGTATGAAAAAGAACTGAGGGATTTAAGGGCTAGGGAACTTATGCATGTTGAAAAGGCAGCAATATTGGATAAG gaaataaaaagagagagagccaAAGCTGCAGCTGCAATCAAGACACTTCAAGAAAGGATGGAGGAAAAACTTAGGGTGGAGCTTGAACAGAAG gAAAATGAAGTGGAAATGAAGCTGCAAAAGTTGTCGGAGTTCGCAAAAGCAGAATTGTTGGCTGCAAGTGCACGGGAGAAGGCAGCACAGATTGAAAAGATGACTGAAGCAAATCTCAAT ATAAATGCCTTGTGCATGGCATTCTATGCACGATCTGAAGAGGCTCGTCAAATTCACTCTGTTCACAAGCTTGCTCTT GGAGCGCTTGCATTAGAAGATGCACTTTACAGAGGACTACCGATTCAGCAAGAGCTAGATGCTTTAAACACCTATCTTGAGGCCATTGATAAGGACTCACTTTTACTTCTGGTTCTATCAAACCTTCCTGAAGAAACAAAGCACCATGGTCCTGATACTCTATTGGAATTGAATCAGAAG TTCAATGTCATGAAAGGGAATCTAAGACATTATATTTTGATCCCACCTGGTGGTGGTGGCATCTTGGCTCACGCTTTGGCACATGTTGCATCCTGGTTGAGG TTCAAAGAAGTCGAACCCTCTGGCGACGGTATTGAATCTATTATTAGTAGAGTTGAGGGTTTCCTTGCTGAGGGAAAGCTTGCTGAAGCAGCAGATGCTCTCCAAAAAGGTGTCCAAGGCAGCCAGGCAGAAGAGATAGCTGGTGATTGGGTGAGGCGAGCAAGGAACAGAGCTATCACAGAGCAAGCTCTAACTGTACTCCAGTCATATGCTACATGCATCGGCCTTactcaatga